Sequence from the Cucumis sativus cultivar 9930 chromosome 1, Cucumber_9930_V3, whole genome shotgun sequence genome:
atatatatatatataaagtatagTATggtatacatgtatatatgttttttagtAGAGGTGTAGAAACCAAATTAAAGTGAATACACTTTCtattttctcataaaaattttcaatacacATCCATTTATATTGTTAAAGTTGGATGATTTATTGAGAGTTGTAAAGCACTCACAACCAATACATATTAGTGGTCCCTtgttaaccttttttttttttaaaacctacCTTTGTCaacattatcattttgtataaACTATGTATGTTAGGTTAAATGCACAAACTTAAGTTAACTATACTCtcaactatttatttaataaagcTTTCATAACGTCATCTAACAAGTCATCATATTAAACTATGCTTACCAATATTGATCATAatgataaactaattaaaaaagtatatattcttttaatctCTTCGTTTTGGTctttatgtttcaaaatgttttgttttagattttaagttttgttctCGTTTGGTTCATAACTTTCAACATTCTATACTCTTACTTGAAATTCTTTCATTGATCCTTGATCATCTTTGGTATTTAGTTTTTACctttaagaaatgaaaagtgaaaatatgACGATATGAAACCTAATAACTAAAggaaaactaaacaaatagataaaattcgtgaagaaaagagatgaagaagaaactagaaattagggtttgaagGTTTATATCTTTGGAGAgtaagttatatatatgtataaggAGTctctttcaaagaaaaaaggtttggGATTGTTTTTATCCCATCACTTCACATCTTCCTCTTCCAAAAGATGTCAATAAGAGAGGGtctaaagaataataatggaatCAAAATCAAAGGGCACTGTCACCTTCATAATGTGATATGTCTAACCCCCCACCCCCCCTCTTCCACACAATACTATCCATTTCTTTCTACActatactatatttttttttcttctttgcttttctttttttacatcttgattattcatttttattactttatatTGTATAAGCTATCTTATctgtttttcaagaaaaaaacagataaGTCACTTTTGACATGTTTTTCAGTAAAtgttgtcattttctttcaacatctTTCTTTATTGGGTTGGTAGTGGGGAACTTCTTCATGTTCTTCTAGGAGTGAAAGAATAAAGAGCTCAAAAACTTTACTAATTTAAGACTTAATCCACACTGCCAAATGTTCGTAATAATTTCTTCGTAAAAAGAGCTTTgataaatgacatttttatttgttcgTAGCCTTCAAAGTATGAGATCGGTACATATGTTGAGTATTGGCTAAGAATATTAAGCttaagaaaaagggaaagtaTTGATAAACCATcatctctccctttctttggATGAGATTATAGGCCCATGCATGGCTAAGGGAAAGTATTTCTCTTGGATGTTTATCCTTAAAATAGGTTCTTCCAATCCAAAACTTCATCaaagattttaatttcacAAAGCTTTCTTCAGAAATATGGTTTACATAGGGCATTCCAACATTTCTAATAATGGAATGGGAAACTTCAAAAGTTTGTTTTGAGTAAACTAATGATCTTCTACAGTAGTCTACAAACTGCAAAATTTGTTCAATACAACAATTTCACAACATAAGCAGCAAAATCAATCATATGGATCATCAACCAACTTAAGTCCCCAGCTCATGTCCTCACAGTGCCTCACATGAGGAACAAGCTTACCAGTGTCCACTCCTTTCTTAGCCTTGCAGTCATAGAAAGGAGGTGCATGGAAACAAGGCTCCATGGACATGGCTCGACGGCAAGGTGGATCCGGTGCAGTACGATTTTCGGGTTTGTACAATATCCATGGCTTCAGACCACCAAGACCTTGAGCCACGTATCCAAAGGTCGACCATGAACTGGTGACTAATACATCAGTTGTACTTAACAAATACATCTCTGCCAATGCCTTTTGGTTATGTATACTTTTTTCAGTTTGCTGGTGTTCCTCATGACTTGGTTGGTAGAAACTAATTATCTCCCCCGTTACTGTTGGATTCTCCCAGTAAATATCTCTTAACTTCTCAAAGTAACCAGCGCTCAATGAAGTTATCAGCACGGCTTTTGACTTTTGATTACTAACTGGATCAATGGCATACGTTTGCCTCTCGGTTTGTGGCAACAGATTCTCTTTCATGGTGCAGTCCAGAACCTGGTCCAGAATGTGTTGAAAAGGTCCAGTTCCTGTATCAAACACTCTAATCTGAATGCCTATTCTTTCGCTAGCTCTAGCCAAGTAAGCGTGATAATATCTCGTAATCAGTCCCCAAACCGAATTTGTGGGGTGGAACAGATATCGACCCAAGAAGTGGAAAACCGTATCTTTATTTGGGAAAAGATCATTCAGTTCTTTCTCGAATGATGGGATCAAAAAGAGAGATGGGACAAAATAATTGTCTGTTTTCATAACAAGCCAAGGAGATTGCTGCAGAAGAGCTTGGTCTTGATCACAGAAGAAAAGCTTATCATCATCGTCGTAATCATGGACCAAATGAAGATAAACAACAGATGGCAAGATCATTCCACTTGAATCTGGCGTTATGCTATTCTTCATTATTTTCCCATAGCAATTAGGAGAGTTCTGGTTGAAACTACTGAAGTCATCTTTTAATGGGAAATCTTGGGgaagaaaccaagaaaccTCAGGAAATGGTTCACAGAGAAGACCAGCCATGTCAGTTCCAGGGTCAACAAGAAGAACGCGATTTGTGAGGAGAGCATAAAGAAACGCTGAAGCAAGGGTTAGTATTCTATTCCCTAATCCACTGAAGGAAATCCACAGAAGATATTTACAGTCTGAGGGGCTGCTACTACCATTAGACCTAAGCTGCTCCAAAGTTTTGTTGTAAGATTCAGTATGAACTCCACAACGCTTATGAAGATCTTCATAACCCCGCAATGTGGAGAGTAAGTAAGCAGAGGGTTCGTAAGCCAGCTTGTGTTGATAAGCAACTGAATTGTACCTACTGAGACAAGAACCAACCACATGTTTGGCAGAAAGAAGGCCACTAAGCAGTTTATCAACTGGCTGTACAACTGTTTGAAGATCTCCAACCTTAGAATCTACtgaaagaatataataaaaggaCGATAAGAGAAAGCCAACAAATTATACATGGAATGAAGTGCATATTTCATACTGGTAAAGATTAGACCACCTTTTACTGGAATTCAGCAAAAGCAGTATACAATATAGAGATAGAGAAATTATGAATAGCAAAGAAGGAACTTGACCtatgcaaaatgaaaaacagGATGTCAATCGCACTTACACATATATGATGCAACATCTTTGGATAAAAAAGCAAACGAAAACTAAATTAACCTCCGAAGTAGTGAAAGCATTCTGATGTGTAAATGGTAACAGCCTAACAGGAGAAGACCGTTTATAAAGCCTACTTACAGCTTTAACTAATTTCCTAAAAATCAGCATATCAAATCATTAGATTACATATCTCAGCACATTATAGCAGAagtcttgaatttttttttctcattcttcctCTCCAATGGTTCAGTCCATCGTGAAGAAAGAGTAAGAAAAGTCAACAGAGCATGAATAAGCCAGAACTCAAACACCACTGACAATGATGtatggaaataaaataagagtagGGGCAAGTGAAAGTGCTGCATTTGTAATAAACTTGGTGCAGTTCAATCTAACTGTTGTCAGAATGTTTCTGGAATGCCATATTTAAGACGCTTCCCACAAATTTCCAAATCATTTTGAGAGCTTAAACGCTGATACTAATTCAGTCAATTTCACAAACAGAATGAATGCAATGTGGCTCTTCTAGCACTTGACAGACAACGAATGAAAAGCAATTCAAACTGAAACTCACAACACAATGCCTCAAACACAGAGCTTGAAGATAGAGGCAAAAAAACATGCAGTAATTTCCAAGaagttcaaaatcaaatacCTGGGTCAGAACTCCACTGAGGAATCCACACATCTGAACCTTCAATTACAGCATCCGACGGTGGATCTCTAAAAACCACCGAGACCGAAAATATCACAGAAATGAACATCATCAGAACCACAAACATACCCATTACTCGAATCGAACTGAACccaaatttcaattcatgGTTGCTCTTGAAATCAAAGTGCGGATCCTTGTCCGATAGGTTCTTGTGATGATCATCCTCAGTCTGCCTCATGGATCTCCTAACATTCGCATAGTTTTCATCTGGGTATGAATTGAATGTCCGGTTCATGGATTTAAACTTGGTTTGGAGCAAAAGGGTAGTGAAAAACAGATGGCTTTCAAGAGTACCTGTGTCGGCCTATGAAGATCGCCGAATGTGCATATTTTGTCTCAGTGTAAGCAAATAAACCGAAGATATCCCAATAAAGCAACTCGTGATCTATCTATAAATCAATTCCTGTTTTGTCGGTGTTGAAAAGCTTGGGAAATCTTCCAAAATAAGAAGTTCATTTCAACCAAAAAGCtcaaatatattcaaagaCTCAAATACTCAAATCTCTCGCTCTTAGATTTAACTTTTTCGAATTAGAGATTgagatttaaagtttaaacaaCTTCTAAATtagcatatatatttttagaaaaatgtaaaattttgatacaagACTTGTTAGggatattcaaattttgagaagatttgaaaagttaGTTAAGATTTACTACCTGATTGGaataattatatacattttttgaaaagttatagATACTAAACCACTTTTCTCActtgaaaaaattgattacTTTGGTAACTAATGCTAATTGCTGtttaatttagatatattGAAACAGAgaagagatattttttttcatacatatTAACAACATTGATTAGTTGAAGATAAAGGACTTTTCCATACATTATTAGATACTAACCTTGCATTAAAGTGACATCCACATTTAGTCTAGTACCAACTACTTAATATCATGATTTATCTTAAGAGCTAATGGTCCTATAATATATCATTTGAAAAGATATATGGATACATTTTTCCCTCCCATCAATTATAtagttcaatttttagtttaaatactatttcGATCGTTGTAGAATTAAAGTTAATACTcactttttaaagaaatttatgttATCGTGAAGAAATAttaagagataaaagaaaatgaagatgaaaattttctaatgtAAAGGTCTACATGATTGAGGCTTTAACACAAATTTACTAatgaaataaagttaaaagcataaaaatgAGGACTTTgagattaaaatttgttgaagaaggaagtcaaaatctaaaatttatcgTCAAAAAGAAGACATTTGAaggtctctctctctctctctcccatGTCAGCAAGATGGAAGAAGGCCAACCATTGTCGATAAGCAATCTCTGAATTCTGGTGGTACGCCCACCATCCTcatccattcatttttctcataccctttttctaattaattgcttttccatttatttcaatttcttttgtgTTAGGTTTGGCAGTCCTTTACATTGTTCATGCTGGAGGGAACGAAAAGGGAAGAACAAATTATCATCATTCTTTGAATTCTTACCTAATCTTTCCTAAACCCAGAAAAGGGTTCTTCGGTGGAACTCCAAAATGGCTGTTGCTTCATTATGTCAATCCACTATGAAATCCCAAGTCAGTGGGTTTATCGGAGGTCTCACTTTTCAGAAACCACCTAACTCTCAACCTTCATCTCTTACCGTTTCGAGGTAATTTGATTCATGGGGTGGTGcccctttttcttatttctttgtttgaactttttaagcTTTCTTAGATTGCCGTGCTTATCAATCTCTCAACCTTTGTGAATACTTGACTGTAATTGAACTAGGATTCGTGTCTTTTGCTTGCCCTGAATTTAGGAATTCCTAagtaattttagtttgtttatgGAATTACAATTGAGAGGTAGGTTCGACTTTCCCTTTGTCTTCTGATTCATGATCATGGACCTCATGGTATGAGGTCAGGTGATAGTTTAGTCTCTTTAACATTTTTAGAGTTTGACAATGAATTCCATATTTCAGTTGAAATCTATTGTCGAGATGCCACATCCAGGCTAGATAGGGTAATTTGGGGTGGGTGTGACAAATTCTCTTTCTTATCTATTTGATTTGTGTGTTTTGCAAGACCTTCTGTATGTGTGATAAGTCCCCTCTCTTTACATTGAAAATAGGGGAGATTTTGTGACAACCATTGGGGTTTTTTGGTTCCACTTTCAACTCAGTTACATAACCTTTCTGTGTGATAAGTCCCTctgtttatgtttatgaagAACTATTTGGTATCTTCTGTGCTCCTATTTACTTTCTGTTCCTAATTTTCTAGGAGAAGGTTCAGAAATGTGGTGAAAGCTTCAGCTCGGGTTGATAAATTCTCCAAATCTGATATCATCGTCTCTCCCTCAATCCTCTCTGCCAACTTTTCCAAATTGGGAGAGCAGGTTCTGTTTAGTGATCTGATCTTTccattattttagtttgttttgcTCTGCACtcccaaataattaatcaaactgCTTTGGAGATTTATGCAGATGGTGTTTTAGATTGACATTCTCATCTTTTGTAGGTGAAAGCAGTGGAACTGGCAGGTTGTGATTGGATTCATGTCGACGTAATGGATGGCCGTTTTGTTCCAAATATCACAATTGGACCTCTTGTCGTTGATGCTCTACGACCCGTGACAGATCTTCCTTTAGATGTGCATTTGGTAGGCATCTTTCTTATTATGATTCTCTTTGTTGTTATCAGTGATTCTTAGGCACTTGTTTTAACATAAACTCAAATCATTATAGATGATTGTGGAGCCTGAGCAGCGTGTGCCGGACTTTATAAAGGCTGGTGCCGATATTGTCAGTGTTCATTGTGAGCAATCTTCCACAATCCATCTGCATCGCACCGTTAATCAAGTAAGATTCTCTCTGCTGTGACGCAAGTACAGAATTAGCTGCATGTTTTCAATCCTATTAAGATGTATTTCTTAATGAAGAAACAACTGCAAAATCAACATGTTCTTTAGAATACAGTGGAACTGTGTGTTCCCGTCCGTGCTTAAGTAAGATTGCCTCTGTGATGCAATACAGAATTAGCTGCATGTTTCTagtttttagttgtttttattttgaaaaaaaatcagaagactaaacttaaaaataaaagatcaacaaagctctttttttttgtctatacCAAGAGTACAAGTGTTCCTACTGTTCTTATTTTCTGAAACTTTTTGGATTGAACTGCTTTTATAGGCCTTCATAGCTGTTTTCCAAATTCCCTTTTGCTTCATTCTAGAAAGGGTTGCTTGCTAACTTGCCAATGAAAATGACTTTCTTGTTAGACGGAATTCATGCATTTTAAGGAAAGATCATGTATCTATATTCATAATGGCTATTCCTTCAAATATGATTCAGATAAAAAGTCTTGGAGCTAAAGCTGGAGTTGTCTTAAATCCTGCTACTTCACTCAGCACAATAGAATACGTCCTTGACGGTGACTCCCTCTCTCTCACCCTATATAATTGCTGAGATATTCCTCTCTGAGGATTATTAAAAGATCTGGAACTTTGGGAATGATATTATCTGTTGAGAGCTTTGAAGTTCTGTGGtgttatataaaagaaatttgacgTAAATTTAGGGTAGACAAGTGACCAAGAAAGTAGGGGTTGATTGGATAAGAGAGTTAAGCTTGTTTAAGCCATTTGGAGGTTAAGAGTGGATATCATTTACCACAACAAAAAGGAGATGATAGGCAAATATGCTTTGGTATTTGTGTGAACAAAATGAGAGGAATTAATCAGCAATGCTCTTTGTGTGTTCACAGTGGTTGATTTGGTCTTAATCATGTCGGTAAATCCTGGTTTTGGTGGGCAAAGCTTTATTGAGAGCCaagtaaagaaaatttcaGATTTAAGAAGATTATGTGCTGAAAAGGTACAATTTCCCCTTTTGGTTGCTTTTTCGGTAACTTTTTCCTGATGCACTTCTCTTTCCCAGCATTATGAGGATTACAAACGCATTggcatttcattttctttgttgtagGGAGTGAACCCATGGATTGAAGTGGACGGTGGAGTCGGTCCAGCCAATGCATACAAGGTGCatacaataatatttactaacaaacaccaactttttttttttacttgagtTTCCAAAGCAAGTTTTCAATTGGCACCATGAATGTAGGTCATCGAGGCTGGAGCCAATGCTTTAGTTGCAGGTTCTGCTGTTTTTGGAGCCAAAGATTATGCTGAGGGTATGATCCATACAGTTCCTTCCATTCCCCTTCACAAATTATTTGaacaatttaactaaaatatccCCTCGAATCGTTCTTGAACAGCCATAAAAGGAATCAAAACAAGCAAAAGGCCGGAAGCAGTTCCAGTATGAAAGTGACTTGTACAAGATCTGAGTTGTTTCAGCTGATAGTATCGTTGTGTTATTCATCCCCATGTAAGTTGTTCATCGCACAAAGTATTTATTGTTTCAATCGATGGAGAACAGCTACGCTTCTTTACAATCTTCAACATCTCCTCCTATGATGCCCCCTGATCTttccacttttttcttcttcaaaatgcAGAGAGAATCTCCAACTGCACAGGTAGCAGAACATTGTGTTCTTGAAGCTCTTATATCTCAGCCATGGTTGCCACCTCCACAGTTTTATTCCTTGTGAAAAGAAGCCTGTAGATTGCCACTTGAAGATTTGTTATGTACTATAACATCCCAGTATAAATTTGAGTACAAATTCAATAATATGAACTTAAGAACAATAATATTCTACTTTCCATATTGGTTGTCCAATCGAAACTTCTTAggatattttaaaacatgttatgagaataaagaaataaaaaagttaaatctaCTTCTgtagtttattttgataacttATTTCATATCTAAATCTTGTGAAcaattgaacaaaatatatgaAGGAAGACTAAGCTGACCattcaaaattgattgatCATATTGATGTAAAAAAGAACCTAAAGAATTTGAGTTATACTTTGAGTTTATCTTATAATTGAAGAGatggaaattttaaaattgtctcttaaatttatactttaatctgataaaaatacacaaaattttgaagttcagAATTCtgagttttataaatattgaagaCTAAGGCAAAgatcaaaatctttttctgATGTCCAATCGTATTGTGCCGATTTTGAGAGAGAATGCAACCGCCATTTCCGCCATTGGAAGAAGCTCTAGAGTTAGgcaacaatttattttctctgtATTGAAGTCCTGTGTTTCTTTTCGTAATCTTGCAAAAACCCATGCGCAAATAGTTGTCAGCGGCTTTTCCCAGAAAAATTACATCCTTAACCATCTTTTGTCGCTCTATATCTCTTTTGGTTCTCTTGGAAGTGCCCAGAAAGTATTTGAGGACATAACTGCACCGAGTACGACTGTGTGGAACCAGATAATTAAAGGCCATACGCGGAGCAAAACgtcaaaaaaatcaattgagTTGTTCAAACGAATGACATTGGCGGGAGTTGAAGCTAATGGGTTCACGTATTCGTTTCTTTTGAGTGCGTGTGTGAGGTCGAGGTTATTCAGAGAAGGGGAACAGATTCATGGGAGAGTTTTAGTGAATGGGTATTGGTCCAACTTGTATGTCAGAACGAATTTGATCAATTTATATGCAAATGGTGGAGATGGAGGGGATTTTGATCTTAAGCGTGCGCTTTacttgtttgatgaaatgcctgACTCAAATGTCGTGGGTTGGAATTCCTTGCTTGCAGGGTATGTTAGACGTGGTGATTTTGATGGGGCTAGAAAAGTTTTTGACGAGATGCCTGAAAGGAATGTCCGGACATGGACTATAATGGTTGCAGGGTTTGCTCAAAATGGCCAGTGTAAGCTAGCTTTGTCACTATTTGATCAAATGAGAAGGGCCGGTGTGGAATTGGATCAGGTGGCATTGGTGGCTGCATTGTCAGCTTGTGCTGAATTGGGAGACTTGACATTGGGAAAATGGATTCATGGGTATGTTGAAAGAACATGGCGGAGTAGACACCTCCCAGTATTGGTGTCTTTGAACAATGCTCTGATACATATGTATGCAAGTTGTGGTGCTATGGATTTAGCATATAAGCTGTTCGAAGAAATTCCTCAACGAAACACTGTGTCTTGGTCGAGCATTATCACTGGTTTTGCGAAACAGGGTTGTGGAGTAGAAGCCATTAGAATCTTTCAGTTGATGTTGTGCTCTGGTCAAAATGAAGTCAGACCTGATGAGATCACCTTCATTGGAGCTCTCACTGCTTGCAGTCATGCCGGTTTAATCAGCGACGGTATTCGACTTTTCCAGTCTATGCACAAAACTTTCGGAGTTATCCCGCAGATTGAGCATTATGGATGCATGGTTGATCTCTTGAGCCGTGCAGGCTTACTGACTGAAGCGTTGAGTCTGATTGAAAGCATGCCAATGAAGCCAAACAATGCTGTGTGGGGAGCACTTCTCAGTGGCTGTAGACTTCACAAGAATGACGAGATCGTATCCCATGTTGCAAAACATTTGTCTTTCGAAATCGATCCCAACAATCAAGCTGCTGGATACTTCATGCTCCTAGCTAATGTTTATGCTGCAGACGGTCGTTGGCAAGACACTGCTACCGTCAGACGGAACATGCACGACATAGGAGTGAAGAAACCTTCAGGAAGAAGTTGGATCGAGATTAATGGAGTCTTATGTAGTTTCATGGTGGGGGAAGAGACTCATAAGGATGTGAATTTAATTTACGAAATGCTTGGTAACATAACCAGACAAACCCAGATGGGAGAGCTGCAAATCTAAGACAATATCAGAAGCATTTATTAGTGTCTAAGAGACACAGTTGGAGAACAATGAAGAAAGACTTCTGGTAAGATTGCTATTTTGCTGCTGCAACATATTGTAGAAGCTGAATGTAGCATTCGTTTGGTCTCATAGCTCTCTCAATCTCATTCTGTTTGAAAAAACCATGCAAATGCAAATGTATGTAGATCAATGGaagtttcaattataaaagCTTCCATGAACTCAAGGTATGctgatttttcttatttctgcTGTGTTCATAGCAATTATTCAGGACTTATTGGTAATGTTTTGATCTGTAAACttcagttttaaaaaaaaaaaccaaacaaagcTTTGAAAACtaactaaaaattcaagtgTGTGGAAAGTGTAAATTCGTGAAAAGCAGTAATTAGCAAACCCAATCTCGAAAAGTTGTATACTtttaagaaaaggaagaaaaagtagaaaaaaaaaaaaacaaagagagaggGGGGACACGTGGACAGTGCTGGCTGGACAGTGCTGGCATGCCACGTCAAATGGCAACACTTGTGGTCCACCAATAGTAAGTTTTAGAATATTAagtgaaaagaataatttggTGGGAGAAAATGGAAATGGGTCACCTTTCATTTGGTTCATTGGTGAAGATCTGCAGGTGACGTGGCTTCTTCGCCATCTCTACATAACTATCCAAACCTCACGATTCCAATATCCCCTTTTGCACTTTTTCCCtatctcttctctctcttttgctATCCTGAGCTTCATCTTTAATCAATCTCACCCCTTCATCTTCCACCATTTTTGATCAAGGCTGTGCATGTTAGCTGGGAAGCTGATCAAGCaaagatatttgtttttgCGAAAAgaggaaagggaaaaagaaaaaaaaaatccaaaaacagAGGCAAAGCCAAAGCTTTGTAGATAAATGCATTTACGGTGGCTGACTAAAAATCTTCTTTTGCCTTTCGCTCGCGGCTCGCCGTAAACGCCACAGAGCATCCCATCCATCTGTGTGCTAACGTGCGCCTTCTTCGGTGAagtgattcttttttttgattgatttctGGTGGTCACTTCTGATCTTCGCTTCTCCGATCTTTCTGAAGTAGTTGTGTTACCCTTTGTGGAGGAGTATTGCTTGTACAACTTAGCTCTATTAATTAACTGGTTCCACAGTCTCATGAGTTCTTAActgggttttctttttggtttgattttgatgtggTTGGTGTTTGATGAGATGGGTGATCTTCCGATACGTGAATGAAGTTAGTGATCGAAACCCTAACCCTAATTTGGATTCTTTGGGAAGATTGACGAAACTGTGGATGGAATTTCTCTAGTATGTATTTAACCTTTTTGTgtgtttccttttcctttctttttctttttctgtggTCTATAGTTGATTGGTTTGTATTTAGGAAGGGAATCGCGTTTTGTGTAGGTTCTGGTTTACCGGTTATGGATTGCAAGGAGCTCAATTTAAACGAAGATTGTGGTGGCTGTGGTAGCGGTGGAAAGAATGGGGGAGATGGGTTTATAGACAGGAGCAAAGTGAGGATTTTGCTGTGCGATAATGATTCAAAAAGTTCAGAGGAGGTTTTCAAGCTTCTTTTGAAATGTTCCTACCAGGGTACAagtttcccttcttttttattttcttctttgtttttttctccttttaatAGAATCGTCCGGATTCAAAGTACTGCATCATAAGTAGTCATTTCAGCTATGATTTTTGAGATTTAAGACTTGGATTAGGTTACGGTATCTAGAAGTTGCTCAAGGTACCATGCGATTGTGTTTAATTCTAAGATCTTCTGTTACAATGCGAATATCATTATTGTCCTATTCTACGGgtatctattattttatttgttcactGTTCCTAAACTTTCTACAGCAACACTAGCTATTGACAGAAATGTCAACTACTTTACTGATGCaaggttttcttttctgttgACAGTCATCTCCGTGAGTTCAGCTAGGCAGGTCATCGATGCTTTGAATGCAGAGGGACCTGAAATTGATATTATACTGTCGGAAGTTGACCTGCCAATGGCCAAAGGTATGAAAATGTTGAAGTATATCACTCGAGATAAAGAGCTCCGACGCATTCCTGTTATCAGTAAGTTCTGGTTTCTTAACTGCCAACTCATCACACTTAAGTGTccgtttggattgaattaagaacaaaatatttttcaataatacatttcCTTTTAAACACTTCTTTgtaaatgagtttaaaatttaaacacttaatgtttggttaaacttttttataagtgtttatacatgaatttggtttttaaaggTTTCTCCAAAATAGATTactctataaataaatttttaaaaaatacattattttaatttgcaaacactaccattttttttcaaaatagttttttgacaaaattaaacacttta
This genomic interval carries:
- the LOC101219153 gene encoding galactoside 2-alpha-L-fucosyltransferase isoform X1 is translated as MNRTFNSYPDENYANVRRSMRQTEDDHHKNLSDKDPHFDFKSNHELKFGFSSIRVMGMFVVLMMFISVIFSVSVVFRDPPSDAVIEGSDVWIPQWSSDPVDSKVGDLQTVVQPVDKLLSGLLSAKHVVGSCLSRYNSVAYQHKLAYEPSAYLLSTLRGYEDLHKRCGVHTESYNKTLEQLRSNGSSSPSDCKYLLWISFSGLGNRILTLASAFLYALLTNRVLLVDPGTDMAGLLCEPFPEVSWFLPQDFPLKDDFSSFNQNSPNCYGKIMKNSITPDSSGMILPSVVYLHLVHDYDDDDKLFFCDQDQALLQQSPWLVMKTDNYFVPSLFLIPSFEKELNDLFPNKDTVFHFLGRYLFHPTNSVWGLITRYYHAYLARASERIGIQIRVFDTGTGPFQHILDQVLDCTMKENLLPQTERQTYAIDPVSNQKSKAVLITSLSAGYFEKLRDIYWENPTVTGEIISFYQPSHEEHQQTEKSIHNQKALAEMYLLSTTDVLVTSSWSTFGYVAQGLGGLKPWILYKPENRTAPDPPCRRAMSMEPCFHAPPFYDCKAKKGVDTGKLVPHVRHCEDMSWGLKLVDDPYD
- the LOC101219153 gene encoding galactoside 2-alpha-L-fucosyltransferase isoform X3, whose protein sequence is MRQTEDDHHKNLSDKDPHFDFKSNHELKFGFSSIRVMGMFVVLMMFISVIFSVSVVFRDPPSDAVIEGSDVWIPQWSSDPVDSKVGDLQTVVQPVDKLLSGLLSAKHVVGSCLSRYNSVAYQHKLAYEPSAYLLSTLRGYEDLHKRCGVHTESYNKTLEQLRSNGSSSPSDCKYLLWISFSGLGNRILTLASAFLYALLTNRVLLVDPGTDMAGLLCEPFPEVSWFLPQDFPLKDDFSSFNQNSPNCYGKIMKNSITPDSSGMILPSVVYLHLVHDYDDDDKLFFCDQDQALLQQSPWLVMKTDNYFVPSLFLIPSFEKELNDLFPNKDTVFHFLGRYLFHPTNSVWGLITRYYHAYLARASERIGIQIRVFDTGTGPFQHILDQVLDCTMKENLLPQTERQTYAIDPVSNQKSKAVLITSLSAGYFEKLRDIYWENPTVTGEIISFYQPSHEEHQQTEKSIHNQKALAEMYLLSTTDVLVTSSWSTFGYVAQGLGGLKPWILYKPENRTAPDPPCRRAMSMEPCFHAPPFYDCKAKKGVDTGKLVPHVRHCEDMSWGLKLVDDPYD
- the LOC101219153 gene encoding galactoside 2-alpha-L-fucosyltransferase isoform X2, producing MNRTFNSYPDENYANVRRSMRQTEDDHHKNLSDKDPHFDFKSNHELKFGFSSIRVMGMFVVLMMFISVIFSVSVVFRDPPSDAVIEGSDVWIPQWSSDPDSKVGDLQTVVQPVDKLLSGLLSAKHVVGSCLSRYNSVAYQHKLAYEPSAYLLSTLRGYEDLHKRCGVHTESYNKTLEQLRSNGSSSPSDCKYLLWISFSGLGNRILTLASAFLYALLTNRVLLVDPGTDMAGLLCEPFPEVSWFLPQDFPLKDDFSSFNQNSPNCYGKIMKNSITPDSSGMILPSVVYLHLVHDYDDDDKLFFCDQDQALLQQSPWLVMKTDNYFVPSLFLIPSFEKELNDLFPNKDTVFHFLGRYLFHPTNSVWGLITRYYHAYLARASERIGIQIRVFDTGTGPFQHILDQVLDCTMKENLLPQTERQTYAIDPVSNQKSKAVLITSLSAGYFEKLRDIYWENPTVTGEIISFYQPSHEEHQQTEKSIHNQKALAEMYLLSTTDVLVTSSWSTFGYVAQGLGGLKPWILYKPENRTAPDPPCRRAMSMEPCFHAPPFYDCKAKKGVDTGKLVPHVRHCEDMSWGLKLVDDPYD
- the LOC101219871 gene encoding ribulose-phosphate 3-epimerase, chloroplastic, producing MAVASLCQSTMKSQVSGFIGGLTFQKPPNSQPSSLTVSRRRFRNVVKASARVDKFSKSDIIVSPSILSANFSKLGEQVKAVELAGCDWIHVDVMDGRFVPNITIGPLVVDALRPVTDLPLDVHLMIVEPEQRVPDFIKAGADIVSVHCEQSSTIHLHRTVNQIKSLGAKAGVVLNPATSLSTIEYVLDVVDLVLIMSVNPGFGGQSFIESQVKKISDLRRLCAEKGVNPWIEVDGGVGPANAYKVIEAGANALVAGSAVFGAKDYAEAIKGIKTSKRPEAVPV